A window of Mesomycoplasma lagogenitalium contains these coding sequences:
- the lpdA gene encoding dihydrolipoyl dehydrogenase, with amino-acid sequence MHKFKFADIGEGLHEGVVAEIYKKEGDMVNEGDSLFSVETDKVTSDIPSPATGKIVKVLMKEGDTIHVGQEIYHIDDGSSNYEPEAPVETKKEATSSEGGASVVGEVKVSNELFDLSAFTKPATKVEVKQESSKPAVEQTVSEKQSKEKGKAYAGKIEEDFDLIVIGSGPGGYLAAEEAGASGLKTLIIEREFWGGVCLNVGCIPTKALLKTTEVLHSVKHAHEYGVIGKLDAKIDWTKMHARKTEVVSKLTSGVQSLMRMNKVKTIFGEAKFVGSHEVEVDSKVYRAKNVIIATGSSDRKIPLPGFEKGYQEGKLITSKEAINLEKQPKSLTIIGGGVIGVEFAQVFASAGTKVTIIQNLPTVLGMLDKDIIKQVTSDLLELGVNLITNANTTKYEKGKIYYEVDGKEDSVKSDLVLVSVGRVPESLGLEEVGIKLGDRKQLLVDEYCETNVEGVYGIGDVVGQAMLAHVAYRHAVVAVSNILNRKVKYSSKTVPACIYTHPEIAVVGITEEQAKAEKRDFIVAKHQFSFVGKALAAHESKGFAKFIIDKEFGEIIGCHIIGGAATDLISEVVLAMDLESTIYDIASTIHPHPTFSEVLWEAARNAVHQLNKIKN; translated from the coding sequence ATGCATAAATTTAAATTTGCTGATATAGGTGAAGGACTACATGAAGGAGTAGTTGCCGAAATTTATAAAAAAGAAGGGGATATGGTTAATGAAGGTGATTCTTTATTTTCTGTTGAAACAGATAAAGTTACATCTGACATCCCATCTCCTGCAACAGGAAAAATCGTAAAAGTTTTAATGAAAGAAGGGGACACCATTCATGTTGGTCAAGAAATTTACCACATTGATGATGGAAGTTCTAATTATGAACCAGAAGCTCCAGTAGAAACTAAAAAAGAAGCAACATCTAGTGAAGGCGGGGCTTCAGTTGTTGGTGAAGTTAAAGTTTCAAACGAATTATTTGATTTATCTGCCTTTACTAAACCAGCTACTAAAGTCGAAGTTAAACAAGAAAGTTCTAAACCAGCAGTTGAGCAAACTGTTTCTGAAAAACAATCAAAAGAAAAAGGTAAAGCTTATGCCGGAAAAATCGAAGAAGATTTTGATTTAATAGTTATCGGTTCAGGACCTGGTGGATATTTAGCAGCTGAAGAAGCGGGAGCATCAGGATTAAAAACTTTAATAATTGAAAGAGAATTTTGAGGTGGAGTTTGTTTAAATGTTGGATGTATTCCAACTAAGGCGTTATTAAAAACAACTGAAGTATTACACTCAGTTAAACACGCTCATGAATATGGAGTTATTGGTAAACTAGATGCAAAAATTGATTGAACAAAAATGCATGCTAGAAAAACAGAGGTAGTTTCTAAATTAACTTCTGGTGTACAATCATTAATGAGAATGAATAAAGTTAAAACAATTTTTGGAGAAGCAAAATTTGTTGGTTCTCATGAAGTTGAAGTTGATTCGAAAGTATATAGAGCAAAAAATGTTATTATTGCTACTGGATCAAGTGATAGAAAAATCCCATTACCAGGATTTGAAAAAGGATATCAAGAAGGAAAATTAATCACTTCAAAGGAAGCGATTAATTTAGAAAAACAACCTAAATCATTAACCATTATTGGTGGAGGAGTTATCGGGGTTGAATTCGCTCAAGTTTTTGCTTCTGCAGGAACAAAAGTAACCATTATTCAAAATTTACCAACAGTTTTAGGGATGTTAGATAAAGACATTATCAAACAAGTTACATCTGATTTATTAGAATTAGGAGTAAATTTAATTACTAATGCTAACACAACTAAATATGAAAAAGGTAAAATTTACTATGAAGTTGATGGAAAAGAGGATTCAGTTAAATCTGATTTAGTATTAGTTTCTGTTGGAAGAGTACCAGAATCACTAGGTTTAGAAGAAGTTGGAATTAAACTTGGAGATAGAAAACAATTGTTAGTTGATGAATATTGTGAAACAAATGTTGAAGGAGTTTATGGAATTGGAGACGTTGTTGGACAAGCAATGCTAGCACACGTCGCTTACAGACATGCTGTAGTTGCTGTTTCTAATATTTTAAATAGAAAAGTAAAATACTCTTCAAAAACAGTTCCAGCATGCATTTACACACACCCAGAAATTGCTGTCGTAGGAATTACTGAAGAGCAAGCGAAAGCTGAAAAAAGAGATTTTATTGTTGCAAAACATCAATTTAGTTTTGTTGGAAAAGCATTAGCGGCTCACGAATCAAAAGGATTTGCTAAATTCATTATTGATAAAGAATTTGGAGAAATTATCGGTTGCCACATTATCGGTGGTGCAGCAACTGATTTAATTTCTGAAGTTGTTTTAGCAATGGATTTAGAATCAACAATTTATGATATTGCTTCAACTATTCACCCTCACCCAACATTCAGTGAAGTTTTATGAGAAGCGGCAAGAAACGCAGTTCATCAATTAAATAAAATTAAAAACTAA
- a CDS encoding ABC transporter ATP-binding protein, which produces MTKYFKNAKLLLFFAIVVSLIAVALPSVLIYFISIFIDNVTLNKITDFENNSIIIIAILGVLSILFLYLSYFLKDKLKMKFNVQLNKNITNVISNLSSKEVETNKSGTYLFWLKQRSQIISQTIFDLGFTFINMSFSLLFSLIVLFFLSWKIALIGLSITIVCAFIPLFLSSLAGNLHAKFNDESEKNISSLKNCFDSFMMLYYLNKEDKFTERANQIFEKNLNLVKTKQNKVILLEIINSSFLLIADISFFIVLGYYIYYENAGIGLLFTIPSVFSTLIYFFRITIYFFQQYVSTKEYIKLFADVKEHKIENKLLEFNKLEIKDLHFNYEDKQIIKNFNFVFEKGKKYAIIGPSGSGKSTFLKILLKEIEEYQGKILVNNQDLKNVDLKVWKNSFTYLDSKDFIFNDTVYNNVSLWEENKFEKVKEALIKVNLKNVDINDNVDKIINLSTGERQKINFARHFFRDKKVLFLDEALANLDKENVINIENLLLEDPSLTLINVTHHLKEPQKYDYVINLEDLWN; this is translated from the coding sequence ATGACTAAATATTTTAAAAATGCTAAGTTATTATTATTTTTTGCAATTGTTGTTTCGTTAATTGCAGTTGCATTGCCATCGGTTTTAATTTATTTTATATCAATATTTATCGATAATGTTACATTAAATAAAATTACTGACTTTGAAAATAATTCAATTATAATAATTGCAATTTTAGGTGTTTTAAGCATTTTATTTTTATATTTATCTTACTTTTTAAAAGATAAATTAAAAATGAAATTTAATGTTCAATTAAACAAAAATATTACAAATGTAATTTCTAATTTAAGTTCTAAAGAAGTTGAAACAAATAAATCAGGAACATATTTATTTTGATTAAAACAAAGATCGCAAATTATTTCACAAACAATTTTTGATTTAGGTTTTACTTTTATTAATATGAGTTTTTCACTTTTATTTTCACTTATTGTTTTATTTTTTTTAAGTTGAAAAATCGCCTTAATCGGGCTATCTATTACAATAGTTTGTGCATTTATTCCGTTATTTCTTTCATCGCTTGCTGGAAATTTGCACGCTAAATTTAATGATGAAAGTGAAAAAAATATTTCATCTTTAAAAAATTGCTTTGATAGTTTTATGATGCTTTATTATTTAAACAAAGAGGATAAATTCACCGAAAGAGCTAATCAAATTTTTGAAAAAAATTTAAATTTAGTAAAAACTAAACAGAATAAAGTTATTTTGTTAGAAATTATAAATTCATCATTTTTATTGATTGCTGATATATCATTTTTTATAGTTTTAGGATATTACATTTATTATGAAAATGCAGGAATTGGTCTTTTATTTACTATCCCATCAGTTTTTTCAACTTTAATTTATTTTTTCAGAATTACTATTTATTTTTTCCAGCAGTATGTTTCAACTAAAGAATACATAAAATTATTTGCTGATGTAAAAGAACATAAAATTGAAAATAAATTGTTGGAATTTAATAAACTAGAAATTAAAGATCTTCATTTTAATTACGAGGATAAACAAATAATTAAAAATTTCAATTTTGTTTTTGAAAAAGGAAAAAAATATGCTATTATCGGACCATCTGGAAGTGGTAAATCTACTTTTTTAAAAATACTATTAAAAGAAATAGAAGAATATCAAGGTAAAATTCTAGTTAATAATCAAGATTTAAAAAATGTTGATCTAAAAGTTTGAAAAAATAGTTTTACCTATTTAGATTCAAAAGATTTTATCTTTAACGATACTGTTTATAACAATGTTTCATTGTGAGAAGAAAACAAATTTGAGAAAGTAAAAGAAGCACTTATAAAAGTTAATTTAAAAAATGTGGATATAAACGATAATGTTGATAAAATCATTAATTTATCAACTGGTGAAAGACAAAAAATAAATTTTGCTAGACATTTTTTTAGAGACAAAAAAGTTCTTTTTTTAGACGAAGCCCTTGCTAATTTAGATAAAGAAAATGTTATAAATATTGAAAATTTATTACTAGAAGATCCATCACTAACATTAATTAATGTTACTCACCATTTAAAAGAACCACAAAAATATGATTATGTAATTAACTTGGAGGATTTATGAAATTAA
- a CDS encoding 5'-nucleotidase C-terminal domain-containing protein, whose amino-acid sequence MKNFKKILTLGSISSVAAIPFLIASCQKTDTEDSQKKIKELEEKLKLLEQKTKNLDASKVRELYFSTNDQYNNLLEALSKKTGEIFKKLDKEKDKNNIDKLNQELLNIYFQAKVELTPLVQEINYLFKKLKELEKDSKVKTVKIFHTNDEHGRLKYDAGKYNLYSGMERTGKYLKNINRDLLISAGDMIQGLPLSDSDKGETISKIAKYTGYDSVTVGNHEFDYGLDHIRNLNEQTSKSEFGRTMPFISANIVWKDFKDVETKPDGYSQENVGKRVFKPWIIKELDNNLKVAIIGLTTPDTRYTSHPKNSELVDFVEPVDAAKKAIEELKVAHPEINFVIISSHLGTGRNTVEWTSEYLAKNVEGVDLVIDGHSHTYVKIHDVEGTKVKVTQTEAYTKYLGDIDLTFDTETGTIVDVKQQLRDIYQITVATADNNDLWIEELEKKFNEINKVIQFTSPGHFKHVESQIIGQTPYWIGRIKPTSLGVLASNALAWEFVKQKSWEAKSNWEAATLDNLVGLTNGGGLRTDLKEGQISRGDILGISPFGNRISAVRVKGDTLLEVIKHGASKGKSGAYGQWSSNVSFTINVEKEEKDNQTNWVWKLDESSVKINDKAIDNNKYYYIVTNDFILAGGDGYKMLDISKANEKAELAYEGNEYIKTLIEYAKIYSKDSLTQEESQALYGHKLSDYLTGTLFNKQVVNIPQEANPEAKALEAN is encoded by the coding sequence ATGAAAAACTTTAAAAAAATTTTAACATTAGGATCAATTTCATCAGTTGCAGCAATCCCTTTTTTAATTGCTAGTTGTCAAAAAACAGATACAGAAGATTCGCAAAAGAAAATTAAAGAGTTAGAAGAAAAACTTAAACTTTTAGAGCAAAAAACTAAAAATCTAGATGCATCTAAAGTTAGAGAATTATATTTTTCTACTAATGATCAATACAATAATTTATTAGAAGCGTTATCAAAAAAAACTGGAGAAATATTTAAAAAACTTGATAAAGAAAAAGATAAAAATAATATCGACAAATTAAATCAAGAGTTATTAAATATTTATTTTCAAGCTAAAGTAGAATTAACCCCTTTAGTTCAAGAGATTAACTATTTATTTAAAAAACTTAAAGAACTTGAAAAAGATAGTAAAGTTAAAACAGTAAAAATTTTCCATACTAACGACGAACACGGAAGATTAAAATATGATGCTGGTAAATATAATTTATATTCAGGAATGGAAAGAACGGGAAAATATTTAAAAAATATAAACCGAGATTTATTAATTTCTGCTGGAGATATGATTCAAGGATTGCCACTATCAGATTCGGATAAAGGTGAAACAATTAGCAAAATTGCTAAATACACAGGTTATGATTCAGTAACAGTAGGAAATCACGAATTTGATTATGGATTAGATCATATTAGAAATTTAAATGAACAAACATCAAAATCAGAATTTGGTAGAACAATGCCATTTATTTCTGCAAACATCGTTTGAAAAGATTTTAAAGATGTAGAAACTAAACCAGATGGTTATAGTCAAGAAAATGTTGGAAAAAGAGTATTTAAACCATGAATTATTAAAGAATTAGATAACAATTTAAAAGTTGCAATTATCGGTTTAACTACACCAGATACTCGTTATACTTCCCATCCAAAAAATTCAGAATTGGTAGATTTTGTTGAACCGGTTGATGCAGCTAAAAAGGCTATTGAAGAACTTAAAGTTGCTCATCCAGAAATTAATTTTGTAATTATTTCTTCCCATTTAGGAACAGGAAGAAATACAGTTGAATGAACTTCAGAATATTTAGCTAAAAATGTTGAAGGAGTTGATTTGGTAATCGACGGTCATAGTCATACTTATGTAAAAATTCACGATGTTGAAGGAACAAAAGTTAAAGTAACACAAACGGAAGCTTATACTAAATATTTAGGCGATATTGATTTAACTTTTGACACAGAAACAGGAACAATTGTTGATGTTAAACAACAATTAAGAGATATTTATCAAATTACTGTTGCTACAGCGGATAATAATGATTTATGAATTGAAGAATTAGAGAAAAAATTTAATGAAATAAATAAAGTAATTCAATTTACTTCTCCTGGACATTTTAAACATGTAGAAAGTCAAATTATTGGACAAACACCTTATTGAATAGGAAGAATTAAGCCGACATCTTTAGGGGTTTTGGCATCTAATGCTCTTGCATGAGAATTTGTAAAACAAAAATCATGAGAAGCAAAAAGTAATTGAGAAGCTGCAACATTAGATAATTTAGTTGGACTAACTAATGGTGGTGGATTAAGAACAGATTTAAAAGAAGGGCAAATTTCTAGAGGTGATATTTTAGGAATTAGTCCATTTGGAAACAGAATTTCTGCCGTAAGAGTTAAAGGTGATACTTTACTAGAAGTAATTAAACACGGTGCTTCTAAAGGAAAAAGTGGAGCTTACGGTCAATGAAGTAGTAATGTTTCCTTTACAATCAATGTAGAAAAAGAAGAAAAAGACAATCAAACAAATTGAGTATGGAAATTAGATGAATCATCTGTTAAAATTAATGATAAAGCAATTGATAATAATAAATATTACTACATTGTTACAAATGACTTTATTTTAGCAGGTGGTGATGGTTATAAAATGCTAGATATTTCAAAAGCTAACGAAAAAGCAGAATTAGCATATGAAGGAAATGAATATATTAAAACTTTAATTGAATATGCTAAAATTTATTCTAAAGATTCATTAACTCAAGAAGAAAGTCAAGCATTATATGGTCACAAATTAAGCGACTATTTAACAGGAACATTATTTAATAAACAAGTTGTTAATATTCCTCAAGAAGCAAATCCGGAAGCAAAAGCACTTGAGGCAAATTAG
- the rpsO gene encoding 30S ribosomal protein S15, translated as MVTKERKKALTVEFGGNEKNTGAIEVQIAILTEDIESLKGHFTVNKKDKHSKRGFMAKVNKRKKLLAYLKETNFNSYKSTIEKLKIRK; from the coding sequence ATGGTTACAAAAGAACGTAAAAAAGCATTAACTGTTGAATTTGGTGGAAATGAAAAAAACACTGGAGCAATTGAAGTGCAAATCGCTATTTTAACAGAAGATATTGAATCTTTAAAAGGGCACTTTACAGTTAATAAAAAAGATAAACATTCAAAACGTGGATTTATGGCAAAAGTTAATAAGCGTAAAAAATTATTAGCTTATTTAAAAGAAACTAATTTTAATTCATATAAATCTACAATTGAAAAACTAAAAATTAGAAAATAA
- the gyrA gene encoding DNA gyrase subunit A yields the protein MFLDEKEEKDKYIIEDEEIKTVFKEEKIVQEQDDEEIAPQDKDEYVVSSQIIDSEINGIIPKQISDEMRSSFLEYAMSVIVSRALPDARDGLKPVHRRILYGMSELGITSSVQHKKSARIVGDVLGKYHPHGDSSVYDAMVRMAQDFSLRYPLIDGHGNFGSIDGDQAAAMRYTEARMSKIAMLMVEGIKKDTVDFMPNYDGSEFEPTVLPAKFPNLLVSGVSGIAVGMATTIPPHNLKEVIDATIALARDPEISIYKLMDHIKGPDFPTGAMILGQSGIVKAYETGKGAFTLRSKARIEELKNGKSKIIVYEIPYEVKKPVLIEKIAQLVKEKKIEGIADIRDETSREGIRVVFDIKKGFVPEVVLNHLYKQTSLQISYSVNMTAIVNGEPKLINLKQALEVYLEHQVDVFTRRLQFDLKKAEERVHVLEGLKIAIENIDEVIKIIKSSKSDAEAQEKLGTRFELTSIQTKAIIDMRLSRLTGLAVEKLESEMQELYEKIAEIKDILASRDKLIELIIKELEEVKQIFGDERKTEISSTEIGSIDDEDLIPSQDVAITLTDNGYVKRINIDEYRTQNRGGVGSNTATTYEDDNLNSILITNTHTDLLIFTSLAKVYRLRAYEIPEQSKQGKGIPFINLISIEKDEKVISMLSINEYKENDYLVTVSKKGIIKKTDIINYQRINSNGKIALGLKEGDELQRAFIVNDNDEIIIGASNGHVVRFASSDLRATSRKAAGVKGINLNSDDYVVGASPSSEGEFIFALGEYGFGKKTLIDEYRKTSRGTKGVKTINSSKAGKLTYIGNVKGDEEILILTKQGIAIRTSLNQIPETSRNTKGVKIISLKNKDSIKALAKIDLIAEK from the coding sequence ATGTTTTTAGATGAAAAAGAAGAAAAAGATAAATACATAATTGAAGATGAAGAAATTAAAACTGTTTTTAAAGAAGAAAAAATAGTTCAAGAACAAGATGATGAAGAAATAGCACCACAAGATAAAGATGAATATGTTGTTAGTTCACAAATTATCGATTCTGAAATTAATGGAATAATTCCTAAACAAATTTCAGATGAAATGCGCTCATCATTTTTGGAATATGCAATGTCAGTTATTGTTTCAAGAGCGCTTCCTGATGCTCGTGATGGTCTTAAACCAGTGCATAGAAGAATTTTATATGGAATGAGCGAACTAGGTATCACCAGTTCTGTGCAACATAAAAAATCAGCGAGAATTGTTGGGGATGTACTAGGGAAATATCACCCTCACGGTGATTCTTCGGTATATGATGCTATGGTTCGTATGGCTCAAGATTTTTCTTTAAGATATCCTTTAATTGATGGGCATGGAAACTTTGGTTCAATTGATGGTGATCAAGCAGCAGCAATGCGTTATACTGAAGCGAGAATGTCTAAAATTGCTATGTTAATGGTTGAGGGTATTAAAAAAGATACCGTTGATTTTATGCCTAACTATGATGGCTCTGAATTTGAACCAACAGTTTTACCTGCTAAATTTCCTAATTTACTAGTTTCAGGTGTATCAGGAATTGCCGTTGGAATGGCAACAACAATTCCTCCACACAATTTAAAAGAGGTTATAGATGCTACAATTGCATTAGCTCGAGATCCGGAAATTAGCATTTATAAATTAATGGATCATATTAAAGGTCCAGATTTTCCAACTGGAGCGATGATTTTAGGTCAAAGTGGAATTGTCAAGGCATATGAAACAGGTAAAGGTGCATTTACTTTAAGATCAAAAGCAAGAATTGAAGAGTTAAAAAATGGAAAAAGTAAAATTATAGTTTATGAAATTCCATATGAAGTTAAAAAACCTGTTTTAATTGAAAAAATTGCACAATTAGTTAAAGAGAAAAAAATCGAGGGAATTGCTGATATCCGTGATGAAACATCAAGAGAAGGAATTAGAGTAGTTTTTGACATTAAAAAAGGATTTGTTCCTGAAGTTGTTTTAAATCATCTTTATAAACAAACTTCATTACAAATTAGCTATTCAGTAAATATGACTGCAATAGTTAATGGTGAACCTAAATTAATTAATTTAAAACAAGCATTAGAAGTTTATTTAGAACATCAAGTGGATGTTTTTACTAGAAGATTACAATTTGATCTGAAAAAAGCAGAAGAAAGAGTTCATGTTTTAGAGGGTTTAAAAATTGCAATTGAAAACATTGATGAAGTAATTAAAATTATTAAATCATCTAAATCAGATGCTGAAGCTCAAGAAAAACTTGGAACAAGATTTGAATTGACTTCTATTCAAACCAAAGCAATTATCGATATGAGATTAAGTAGATTAACAGGATTAGCTGTTGAAAAACTTGAATCAGAAATGCAAGAATTGTATGAAAAAATCGCTGAAATTAAAGATATTTTAGCATCTAGAGATAAATTAATTGAATTAATTATTAAAGAATTAGAAGAAGTAAAACAAATTTTTGGAGATGAAAGAAAAACTGAAATAAGTTCCACAGAAATTGGTTCAATTGATGATGAAGATTTAATTCCATCGCAAGATGTGGCAATTACATTAACTGATAATGGTTATGTTAAAAGAATTAACATTGACGAATATCGAACACAAAATCGTGGAGGTGTTGGTTCTAATACAGCAACAACTTACGAGGATGATAATTTAAATTCAATTTTAATTACTAATACTCATACTGATTTATTAATCTTTACAAGTTTAGCTAAAGTTTATCGTTTAAGAGCATATGAAATACCAGAACAAAGTAAACAAGGAAAAGGAATTCCGTTTATTAACTTAATTAGCATTGAAAAGGATGAAAAAGTTATTTCAATGCTTTCAATAAATGAATATAAAGAAAACGATTATTTAGTAACTGTTTCTAAAAAAGGAATTATTAAAAAAACTGATATTATTAACTACCAAAGAATTAATTCTAATGGAAAAATTGCTTTAGGATTAAAAGAAGGCGATGAACTTCAAAGAGCATTTATAGTTAATGATAATGACGAAATTATTATCGGCGCTTCTAATGGACATGTTGTCCGTTTCGCTTCAAGCGATTTGAGAGCAACATCAAGAAAAGCAGCAGGAGTTAAAGGAATTAATTTAAATTCAGATGATTATGTTGTTGGTGCATCGCCATCATCTGAAGGAGAATTTATTTTCGCACTAGGTGAATACGGATTTGGTAAAAAAACTTTAATTGATGAATATCGAAAAACTTCTAGAGGAACTAAAGGGGTTAAAACAATTAATAGTTCTAAGGCAGGAAAATTAACATATATAGGAAATGTTAAAGGTGATGAAGAAATTTTAATTTTAACAAAACAAGGAATTGCTATTAGAACTTCATTAAATCAAATTCCTGAAACTTCAAGAAACACCAAGGGTGTTAAAATCATTTCGTTAAAAAATAAAGATAGTATTAAAGCCCTGGCTAAAATTGATTTAATAGCCGAAAAATAG
- the tpiA gene encoding triose-phosphate isomerase, whose translation MKKLTIIGNWKMNKNSQETKEFLDVFNTEYLNNKEKISDSIVFGIAAPFTNLYLFNKNDKLKSVAQNFSNFSSGAYTGEISASMLKDLNVSMVVLGHSERRQYFYETDETVNLKTHQALKEGITPIVCVGETLEEYEAGKTKEVILKQLKGSLKDVNDFSKIIIAYEPVWAIGTGKTATAEIAQDVCEFIRKNTAANVTIQYGGSVSPANIQELMNQKDIDGALVGGASLKPESFIKLLTLNK comes from the coding sequence ATGAAAAAACTTACTATTATTGGTAATTGAAAAATGAATAAAAATTCTCAAGAAACAAAAGAATTTTTAGATGTTTTTAACACTGAATATTTAAATAATAAAGAAAAAATTAGTGATTCAATAGTTTTCGGGATTGCTGCACCTTTTACTAATTTATATTTATTTAATAAAAATGATAAATTAAAATCTGTAGCACAAAACTTTTCGAATTTTAGTTCAGGAGCATATACTGGAGAAATATCAGCAAGTATGCTTAAGGATTTAAATGTTTCAATGGTCGTTTTAGGACATTCAGAAAGAAGACAATATTTTTATGAAACAGATGAAACTGTTAATTTAAAAACTCACCAAGCATTAAAAGAAGGGATTACACCAATTGTTTGTGTTGGAGAAACTTTAGAAGAGTATGAAGCAGGGAAAACTAAAGAAGTTATTTTAAAACAATTGAAAGGATCATTAAAAGATGTTAATGATTTTTCAAAAATAATAATTGCGTATGAGCCAGTTTGAGCAATAGGAACAGGAAAAACCGCTACTGCCGAAATTGCACAAGATGTTTGTGAATTTATTAGAAAAAATACTGCAGCAAATGTTACTATTCAATATGGTGGTTCAGTTTCGCCGGCCAATATCCAAGAATTGATGAATCAAAAAGATATTGACGGGGCTTTAGTTGGTGGGGCTTCATTGAAACCAGAATCATTTATTAAATTATTAACTCTAAATAAATAA
- a CDS encoding HAD family acid phosphatase, which translates to MKKRKLFIPLLGATTVVASVGTVISCQQPQNSESQAVVDNLRWNSGVWNTVSAEKDAMTINLYNAAKKQFDEMIKQTDILELDKVKVENDKVVVSNTSDNKSIPVVFMDIDETVLNNFAFQNYLVLNKDVYNSKNWNAFIQDKKAIKIAGAIEFIKYVYSKGGVVMYNSNREQENQLVPTRENLISEGLDAKYLPDWVFWMQGVDLSKTEAPWKHIKKDSNGKRIKSEKEERMNLVNEKTWDLSEYNGSGNKISFKTVMRVGDNFDDFNDIASGKKLNPERNKVLNDTGKLFGNFDISVKGVKYKKNENGQVIKEDETWSESYVLIGGNSSYGGWESGLAQNFYGIGADKQVEALTNALKTNLWIPKTPVK; encoded by the coding sequence ATGAAAAAAAGAAAATTATTTATTCCATTATTAGGGGCAACAACTGTAGTTGCTTCTGTTGGTACTGTAATATCTTGTCAACAACCTCAAAATTCAGAAAGTCAAGCTGTTGTTGATAATTTAAGATGAAATTCAGGTGTTTGAAATACAGTTTCAGCTGAAAAAGATGCTATGACTATTAATTTGTATAATGCCGCTAAAAAACAATTTGATGAAATGATTAAGCAAACTGATATATTAGAATTAGATAAAGTTAAAGTGGAAAATGATAAAGTAGTAGTTTCTAATACAAGCGATAATAAATCTATTCCTGTAGTATTTATGGATATTGATGAAACAGTTTTAAACAATTTTGCTTTTCAAAATTATTTAGTTTTAAATAAAGATGTTTATAACTCTAAAAATTGAAACGCTTTTATTCAAGATAAAAAAGCAATTAAAATAGCAGGAGCAATTGAATTTATTAAATATGTTTATTCAAAAGGTGGAGTTGTAATGTATAACTCAAATCGTGAACAAGAAAATCAGTTAGTTCCTACTAGAGAAAATTTAATTTCAGAAGGTTTAGATGCTAAATACTTACCAGATTGAGTATTTTGAATGCAAGGAGTGGATTTAAGTAAAACTGAAGCACCTTGAAAACACATTAAAAAGGATAGTAACGGAAAAAGAATAAAATCTGAAAAAGAAGAAAGAATGAATTTAGTTAATGAAAAAACTTGAGATTTAAGTGAATATAATGGCTCAGGTAATAAAATTTCTTTTAAAACCGTTATGAGAGTTGGGGATAATTTTGATGATTTTAACGATATTGCTTCTGGTAAAAAATTAAATCCAGAACGTAATAAAGTTTTAAATGACACCGGAAAATTATTTGGTAATTTCGACATAAGTGTTAAAGGTGTTAAATATAAGAAAAACGAAAATGGTCAAGTTATTAAAGAAGATGAAACTTGATCTGAATCATATGTTTTAATAGGTGGAAATTCCTCTTATGGAGGTTGAGAATCTGGTCTTGCTCAAAACTTTTATGGAATTGGTGCTGATAAACAAGTAGAAGCACTAACAAATGCATTAAAAACTAATTTATGAATACCCAAAACCCCAGTAAAATAA